The following coding sequences lie in one Pseudomonas sp. B33.4 genomic window:
- the araH gene encoding L-arabinose ABC transporter permease AraH, with protein MTTQNETLPTARKPLDMRRFLDDWVMLLAAIGIFIACTLLIDNFLSPLNMRGLGLAISTTGIAACTMLYCLASGHFDLSVGSVIACAGVVAAVVMRDTNSVFLGVSAALVMGLIVGLINGIVIAKLRVNALITTLATMQIVRGLAYIFANGKAVGVSQESFFVFGNGQLFGVPVPILITIVCFLFFGWLLNYTTYGRNTMAIGGNQEAALLAGVNVDRTKIIIFAVHGVIGALAGVILASRMTSGQPMIGQGFELTVISACVLGGVSLSGGIGMIRHVIAGVLILAIIENAMNLKNIDTFYQYVIRGSILLLAVVIDRLKQR; from the coding sequence ATGACAACCCAAAACGAAACCCTGCCGACCGCGCGCAAACCCTTGGACATGCGCCGTTTCCTTGATGACTGGGTCATGTTGCTGGCGGCGATCGGCATCTTCATCGCTTGCACACTGCTGATCGATAACTTCCTCTCGCCGCTGAACATGCGTGGCCTGGGCCTGGCGATTTCCACCACCGGGATCGCCGCGTGCACGATGTTGTACTGCCTGGCGTCGGGCCACTTCGACTTGTCGGTGGGCTCGGTGATTGCCTGCGCCGGCGTGGTCGCGGCGGTGGTGATGCGCGACACCAACAGCGTGTTTCTGGGTGTCAGTGCGGCGTTGGTGATGGGCCTGATTGTCGGGCTGATCAACGGGATTGTGATCGCCAAGTTGCGCGTCAATGCGTTGATCACCACGTTGGCGACCATGCAGATTGTTCGCGGTCTGGCTTACATTTTTGCCAATGGCAAAGCGGTGGGCGTGTCGCAGGAATCGTTCTTCGTCTTCGGCAACGGCCAGTTGTTTGGTGTGCCGGTGCCGATTCTGATCACCATCGTCTGCTTTCTGTTCTTTGGCTGGTTGCTGAATTACACCACCTACGGGCGCAACACCATGGCCATTGGTGGCAACCAGGAGGCGGCGCTGCTCGCGGGCGTGAACGTTGACCGGACCAAGATCATTATCTTTGCCGTGCATGGCGTGATTGGTGCACTGGCCGGGGTGATTCTGGCGTCGCGGATGACCTCCGGACAGCCGATGATTGGTCAGGGTTTTGAGCTGACGGTGATCTCTGCTTGTGTGTTGGGCGGGGTGTCGTTGAGCGGCGGGATCGGCATGATCCGGCATGTGATTGCCGGGGTGTTGATTCTGGCGATTATTGAGAATGCGATGAACCTGAAGAATATTGATACCTTCTACCAATACGTTATCCGTGGTTCGATCCTGCTGTTGGCCGTCGTGATTGACCGTCTGAAGCAGCGCTAA